Proteins co-encoded in one Fusarium fujikuroi IMI 58289 draft genome, chromosome FFUJ_chr06 genomic window:
- a CDS encoding related to ferric reductase yields the protein MDFTRRRIADISSYIPTSTLKSRGVAAPADAEATPNYHSNLDGVNQPMNLLFKDALWWTLGIMALVVLSIRIIEILWMRLRQVSAMNVSGPKQAYWKISQWSWMPNVKKNLTYAPLWNKRHNREFKLSSAISMGTLPSRLHFIILFIYLGSNFAYMFVLNWHNENKLAFCAELRGRSGTLALVNMVPLIIFAGRNNLLIGLLKISFDTYNLLHRWMGRIVVLESIIHTIAWLIVAVDDLGWDGVGHKLSHGLFEGSGAVGTVAMTFLLLLSVSPLRHAFYETFLNVHIVLAFVAFVATWIHCASSALKGGLPQLPWIMAIMAIWFADRLARMLRIVFVNWSSKGWTDAVCEAMPGNVTRVTLHLPRYVDIEPGTHAYLRFWGLCAWESHPFSICWVNHVRDNSLPIAEKDTLHAVDKSTMTTTVSFLIGAQTGFTKKLFDRASRCPRGLRIKAAMEGPYAGHNSLDSYGHAVLFAGSTGITHQISYIRHLLEGYNQGTTAARRITLVWIIREYESLEWVRPYMDTILRIPNRKDILRIQIFVTRPQNPRDIVSASATVRMFPGRPNVPLILAREVQEQMGAMCVTVCGPGALADDVRGAARAVQGSTVVDFVEESFTW from the coding sequence CCTTGTGGTGGACCTTGGGTATCATGGCCCTTGTTGTTCTGTCTATCAGAATAATTGAAATCCTGTGGATGAGACTCCGTCAGGTGTCTGCCATGAATGTGTCCGGCCCCAAACAAGCGTACTGGAAGATATCTCAATGGAGCTGGATGCCAAACGTCAAGAAGAACCTCACATACGCTCCTCTATGGAACAAACGTCACAACCGAGAGTTCAAGTTATCCTCTGCTATTAGCATGGGAACGCTTCCTTCGCGACTTcacttcatcatcctcttcatctaccTGGGCAGCAACTTCGCCTACATGTTCGTCCTCAACTGGCACAATGAGAACAAGCTTGCTTTCTGTGCCGAGCTACGAGGCCGCTCAGGAACCCTGGCCCTTGTCAACATGGTGCCCTTGATCATTTTCGCTGGGCGAAACAACCTCCTCATCGGCCTGCTCAAGATCAGTTTCGACACCTACAATCTTTTACATCGATGGATGGGTCGTATTGTGGTCCTCGAGTCTATCATCCACACTATCGCCTGGCTCATTGTCGCCGTCGACGACTTGGGTTGGGATGGTGTTGGCCATAAACTTTCCCATGGACTTTTTGAAGGCTCAGGAGCCGTTGGCACGGTTGCTATGACCTTCCTCCTTCTGCTTTCCGTTTCGCCTTTGCGTCATGCCTTTTACGAGACTTTCCTCAACGTTCATATTGTCCTAGCCTTTGTTGCCTTCGTCGCTACATGGATTCACTGTGCTTCCTCTGCACTTAAAGGTGGCCTACCTCAGCTTCCCTGGATCATGGCTATCATGGCCATTTGGTTCGCCGACCGCCTTGCTCGTATGCTCCGGATTGTATTTGTCAATTGGTCTTCCAAGGGGTGGACTGATGCGGTGTGCGAGGCTATGCCAGGCAACGTCACTCGAGTCACCCTCCACTTACCACGATATGTCGATATTGAGCCTGGCACTCACGCGTATCTGCGCTTTTGGGGTCTTTGTGCCTGGGAGAGCCATCCTTTCTCTATCTGCTGGGTCAATCATGTACGCGATAACAGCTTACCGATTGCGGAAAAGGATACTCTCCACGCAGTCGACAAGTCAACCATGACCACTACAGTCTCTTTCCTGATTGGCGCACAGACAGGTTTCACTAAGAAACTCTTCGACCGTGCCTCCAGATGCCCGCGAGGTCTCCGTATCAAGGCTGCGATGGAAGGCCCCTACGCCGGACACAACAGCCTTGATTCATATGGTCATGCAGTCCTGTTTGCCGGTTCCACCGGAATCACTCACCAAATCTCCTACATCCGCCATCTCCTCGAAGGATACAACCAGGGCACTACTGCTGCTCGACGCATTACACTTGTCTGGATTATCCGCGAATACGAATCTCTCGAGTGGGTGCGGCCCTACATGGATACGATTCTTCGTATTCCAAACCGAAAAGACATCCTCCGCATCCAGATCTTCGTCACCCGTCCTCAGAACCCACGCGATATTGTCAGTGCTAGCGCCACGGTGCGCATGTTCCCAGGACGGCCAAACGTTCCCCTCATCCTGGCCCGAGAGGTGCAAGAGCAGATGGGTGCCATGTGCGTCACAGTCTGCGGCCCTGGTGCTCTTGCTGACGATGTTCGGGGTGCCGCCCGAGCAGTGCAGGGCTCGACCGTGGTGGACTTTGTAGAAGAAAGCTTTACGTGGTAA
- a CDS encoding related to NSE4 Nuclear protein that plays a role in the function of the Smc5p-Rhc18p DNA repair complex, which produces MPTRTHDSPSHSRSPSPPSRATPAHRNLAVRERDSSRSASGAKRKRADTRNGEPASHRRRTVEPPASSEDEEEDEDVYDPDQPLEERRRVQQGFRDLLRDVTENTEEYLQGDSRGLHEAILRADELSKKVRQTTEATIDSRLLVSTTDLSYRKTLRLTQGSLSQGIDVDEFVSKCITYMRHGRGIMDDNAPELSSTQRQRRRTTRGDEDGEEDIGDEGDMMNWPHLGRFASLPYIRRPALPGFLLGPLSVEKKARKITKRSAPFRPNNLTETRPEVLNVEDLAKRENDLTAICGKILHQLQTLQANIQETVADLINENMDDEEQNRIMHQHGLRSTGGIDLMRFVVNPKSFGQTIENIFYVSFLVRDGRVKIDFDEFDLPALEITERDVEVEEEEPTRHGAAKHQAILSMDMETWQDIIDTFDLKEPMIAHRKEVTTSGPGARGWYS; this is translated from the exons ATGCCTACTCGAACACATGATTCCCCGTCGCATTCGCGATCACCATCGCCGCCCTCAAGAGCCACACCAGCGCATCGGAATTTAGCGGTCAGAGAACGGGATTCAAGTCGCTCCGCATCTGGagccaagaggaagagagcgGACACAAGAAACGGAGAACCCGCGAGCCATCGAAGACGGACCGTTGAACCTCCAGCGAGcagcgaagacgaggaggaagatgaagatgtttaCGATCCTGACCAGCCACTGGAGGAGCGCCGCAGAGTCCAGCAGGGCTTCAGAGATTTACTTCGCGATGTGACGGAGAACACTGAGGAATACCTACAAGGGGACTCGCGAGGGCTCCATGAGGCCATTCTCCGCGCCGATGAACTATCGAAGAAAGTGCGACAGACTACAGAAGCAACAATTGACTCGCGGCTCCTCGTTAGCACTACCGACTTATCTTACCGAAAGACTTTGAGACTCACACAAGGCAGCCTCTCTCAAGGcatcgatgttgatgagttTGTTTCAAAATGCATCACATATATGAGACATGGTCGAGGAATTATGGACGATAATGCACCCGAGCTCTCGAGCACCCAacgtcaaagaagaaggaccaCAAGaggggatgaagatggcgaggaagacATCGGGGATGAGGGTGATATGATGAACTGGCCGCATCTTGGCCGGTTTGCAAGTTTACCATACATCCGGCGTCCCGCCCTCCCCGGGTTCCTCCTTGGGCCTCTATcggtcgagaagaaggctcgcAAGATTACAAAGCGAAGTGCCCCCTTCAGGCCTAACAACCTGACGGAGACGCGTCCCGAAGTGCTCAATGTCGAGGATCTGGCCAAGAGGGAAAACGATCTCACCGCGATTTGTGGCAAGATTCTCCATCAATTACAAACTCTCCAGGCGAACATTCAAGAAACTGTGGCGGACCTGATTAATGAGAATATGGACGATGAGGAACAGAATAGGATTATGCATCAACATGGCCTTCGGAGCACCGGTGGCATTGACTTGATGCGGTTCGTTGTGAATCCCAAATCATTCGGCCAAACCATCGAGAACATTTTCTACGTCAGTTTCCTTGTCAGAGACGGCAGAGTAAAGATCGATTTTGATGAATTCGATTTACCAGCGCTTG AAATCACAGAGAGAGATGTCGAggtagaggaagaagagccgaCACGACACGGGGCAGCGAAACACCAAGCAATTCTTTCCATGGACATGGAGACTTGGCAGGACATCATTGACACTTTCGACCTTAAAGAGCCCATGATTGCTCACAGAAAGGAGGTGACGACTTCGGGACCTGGTGCGCGGGGTTGGTATAGCTGA
- a CDS encoding probable 1-phosphatidylinositol 3-kinase, with protein MSEYGRMDPFSFAASKDVHHPVTIRIMNLEGDEPPFKHSTLLERPDLRHVGSNLSPCSDLYVTVQIWAGSKPLTVPVQTAYKPFRSERKWNEWLQLPITYDSLPANSCLAITVWDLSPTGGKGAIGHAIPFGGTTLPMFDEDNQVQKGRQKCLVHRYKNADGTDNSTTPALVSTKKKTTRKGEVPPLDKDAEELERMETLFKKHEMGEIPRVDWLDQMVFRSFEKRGLQAAKSSMKMLQRQRAINGENGPDNQDGENKDGRPGQSTFLLNVELPRFDFPVVFADHEYDPPPISAFQNLSVSQASLANRQPEVHYGPGINAVGEGSSAPGRRLIKVYDPEVGHRDNPAEAQHRRLFRSSYRHGIIDKNLKPNAKVRDELNLIMSYSPTHVLTPEEADLVWKFRYHLTRDKRALTKFVKSVNWRDHGEARQAIQVLGRWTAIDVDDALELLGPSFDNSAVRSYAVDRLRKADDKELLLYLLQLVQALKYEHISADSEEESSQDSSLARFLIQRAAANFLLGNYFHWYLMVECDDASPEQGIDNRNIYRKVAYDFMAELVKQPDGQETRKTLLRQAELVAILSRIAQEVKTSNESIPKKVDRVKHFLADPKNELLSFDPPLPMPLDPSVLITGIIPDQTVVFKSSLNPFKCTFRTANGTSYAIIFKLGDDLRQDQLVIQIITLMDQLLQKENLDLKLSPYKILATSTSAGASQFVQSQSLSSIANKFKNNPALAYLKINNPDDNQPLGVRQETLDTYVRSCAGYCVITYILGVGDRHLENLLLAPDGHFFHADFGYILGRDPKPFAPLMKLSKEMVDCMGGVNSEHYKQFKQYCFLAFTALRKNSNLILNLFSLMVDANIPDIRLEPDKAVLKVRDRFHLELSEEEALSHFDRIIEEAQTSYAPVVIDKLHEWAQAFRA; from the exons ATGTCTGAGTACGGGCGCATGGACCCGTTCTCCTTTGCGGCTTCTAAGGACGTCCATCATCCAGTGACCATTCGCAT TATGAATCTTGAGGGCGACGAACCTCCCTTCAAGCACTCCACTCTTCTCGAGCGCCCCGACCTGCGCCACGTTGGGTCCAACCTGAG CCCATGCTCTGACCTTTATGTCACAGTGCAGATTTGGGCTGGATCGAAACCCTTGACTGTCCCTGTTCAGACCGCTTATAAACCTTTTCGATCCGAGCGAAA ATGGAATGAGTGGCTACAGTTGCCTATTACATACGACTCCTTACCAGCGAACTCATGCTTGGCTATAACAGTATGGGATCTATCGCCGACTGGCGGTAAAGGGGCCATTGGCCATGCTATTCCGTTTGGCGGCACGACACTGCCCATGTTTGATGAGGACAATCAAGTACAGAAGGGAAGGCAAAAGTGTCTTGTTCACCGATACAAGAATGCAGACGGCACCGACAACTCAACAACGCCCGCGCTGGTTTCcacaaagaagaaaacaacgCGAAAAGGGGAAGTCCCTCCACTAGATAAAGACGCAGAAGAGTTAGAACGGATGGAGACCTTGTTCAAGAAACACGAGATGGGCGAGATCCCTCGGGTTGACTGGCTGGATCAGATGGTCTTTCGAAGCTTTGAGAAACGAGGCCTGCAAGCTGCCAAATCGTCAATGAAGATGCTCCAGAGACAACGAGCTATCAACGGTGAGAACGGCCCGGACAATCAAGATGGCGAAAACAAGGATGGACGCCCTGGACAGTCGACGTTCTTACTAAACGTGGAGTTGCCACGTTTCGATTTCCCTGTTGTCTTCGCTGACCACGAATACGATCCGCCCCCGATTTCAGCTTTCCAGAATCTCTCGGTTTCGCAGGCAAGCCTCGCAAACCGTCAGCCGGAGGTTCATTACGGCCCAGGTATCAATGCCGTGGGCGAGGGCTCTTCGGCGCCTGGGAGACGGCTCATTAAAGTCTATGACCCTGAAGTTGGACATAGAGACAACCCTGCAGAGGCCCAGCACCGAAGACTGTTCAGAAGCTCATACAGGCACGGTATCATTGATAAGAACTTGAAGCCGAATGCCAAGGTTCGAGATGAGCTCAATCTCATAATGTCGTATTCTCCAACCCATGTTCTCACCCCAGAGGAGGCAGATCTGGTATGGAAATTCCGTTACCACTTGACACGAGACAAGAGAGCGTTGACAAAGTTTGTCAAATCTGTCAACTGGAGAGATCACGGCGAGGCAAGACAAGCTATTCAAGTTCTCGGGCGCTGGACCGCAatcgatgttgacgatgcgCTGGAGCTCCTCGGACCATCCTTCGACAACTCTGCTGTACGTTCGTACGCTGTAGACAGATTACGAAAAGCCGACGACAAGGAACTTCTGctttatcttcttcaacttgtccAAGCGCTCAAGTATGAGCACATATCAGCAGATTCAGAAGAGGAAAGCAGTCAAGATTCATCTCTGGCCCGTTTCCTGATTCAGCGTGCGGCTGCCAACTTTTTGCTCGGCAACTATTTTCACTGGTATCTTATGGTTGAGTGTGACGATGCCAGCCCTGAGCAAGGTATTGATAACCGCAACATCTACCGCAAGGTCGCATACGACTTCATGGCCGAGCTTGTCAAACAGCCAGATGGCCAGGAAACGCGCAAGACTCTGTTGCGCCAAGCAGAGTTAGTCGCTATTCTGTCAAGAATTGCTCAAGAGGTCAAGACCTCGAATGAATCCATTCCGAAGAAGGTCGACCGAGTTAAGCACTTTCTGGCTGATCCCAAGAACGAGTTGTTATCATTCGACCCACCCTTACCGATGCCGCTTGACCCTTCAGTACTGATTACGGGCATCATACCAGACCAAACAGTTGTGTTCAAGTCTTCACTAAATCCCTTCAAATGCACCTTCAGGACAGCAAACGGGACCTCCTATGCCATTATATTCAAGCTGGGCGATGATCTTAGACAAGATCAGCTTGTTATCCAGATCATCACTCTTATGGATCAACTGCTGCAGAAAGAGAACCTTGACCTCAAGTTGTCGCCCTACAAGATCCTGGCGACAAGTACTTCTGCTGGCGCTTCGCAGTTCGTACAATCCCAAAGCTTGTCAAGTATTGCCAACAAGTTCAAAAACAACCCAGCTTTGGCCTACCTCAAGATTAACAATCCGGATGACAATCAACCTCTTGGCGTCCGGCAAGAAACGCTGGACACGTACGTAAGATCTTGCGCAGGGTACTGTGTCATCACGTATATCCTAGGCGTTGGCGATCGTCACCTGGAGAACTTGCTTCTTGCACCTGACGGCCACTTCTTCCATGCCGACTTCGGCTACATTCTTGGCAGAGATCCCAAACCTTTCGCGCCCCTGATGAAGCTGTCCAAAGAGATGGTGGATTGCATGGGTGGCGTGAACTCGGAGCACTACAAGCAGTTCAAGCAGTACTGCTTCCTTGCGTTTACGGCACTACGCAAAAACTCAAATCTCATTCTCAATCTCTTTAGTCTTATGGTCGATGCCAACATCCCTGATATCCGACTCGAGCCTGATAAGGCAGTGCTCAAGGTCCGAGACCGTTTCCACTTGGAGTtgagtgaagaagaggcacTGAGTCACTTTGACCGGATCATCGAGGAGGCCCAAACATCTTACGCCCCCGTTGTCATTGACAAGCTGCATGAGTGGGCACAGGCTTTCAGGGCATAG
- a CDS encoding related to 2,4-dienoyl-CoA reductase precursor, whose product MASSQCLRLRPLASSGLARPSAKLSAQPMTRLPMIAARHKSGPYGYTQAKALVFSKPGDPAKVLKLHSHSVSPSIPSDSVLVRTLAAPINPADVNTVQGVYGSMPPFTNLIGTAEPSAIPGNEGVFEVVSTGSPSSSLQKGDWVIPAIGQFGTWRTHAIAEADKFIKIDKEGLTPTQVATVSVNPCTAYRILRHYGPSAGLQAGMGMRPLEVGSGQWFIQNGANSGVGRAAIQFGKLWGLRSINVIRDRETPRATNALKKELQDLGADVVVTETQFLAAQWKDQLAEITRKGREEIGLGLNCVGGKSATTIARSLGKGATMVSYGGMAKQPVSLPLALLIFKDVRFLGFWLSRLNEEDPTGRRHAINDILQLIRSGQFRDVPIEEVKWDWETEEVTLRNAVQQGLEGFRKGKGIFTFGET is encoded by the exons ATGGCTAGCTCGCAGTGTCTGCGCCTTAGGCCACTCGCCTCCTCAGGACTTGCAAGGCCCTCGGCTAAGCTCAGTGCTCAACCTATGACCCGACTTCCCATGATCGCCGCACGACATAAGTCGGGTCCTTATGGCTACACACAGGCTAAAGCTCTCGTCTTCTCAAAGCCCGGAGACCCAGCCAAAGTTCTCAA GCTTCACAGTCACTCTGTCTCCCCTTCTATTCCCTCGGATTCGGTCCTCGTCCGTACTCTTGCCGCTCCCATCAACCCCGCCGATGTCAACACAGTCCAGGGAGTTTATGGCTCTATGCCTCCCTTCACCAACTTAATTGGTACCGCTGAACCTTCCGCTATTCCCGGTAACGAAGGTGTTTTCGAGGTCGTTTCCACAGgctcaccctcctcctcgctACAGAAAGGCGACTGGGTCATCCCCGCCATCGGCCAGTTCGGTACTTGGAGAACACATGCAATTGCTGAAGCCGATAAGTTCATCAAGATCGATAAGGAGGGCTTGACTCCTACACAAGTCGCAACCGTGAGCGTCAACCCATGCACCGCCTACCGCATCCTGCGACATTATGGACCCAGTGCTGGTCTTCAAGCTGGTATGGGTATGCGCCCCCTTGAGGTTGGCAGTGGCCAGTGGTTCATTCAGAATGGTGCCAACTCTGGTGTTGGACGAGCTGCCATCCAGTTTGGAAAGCTCTGGGGCTTGAGGAGCATCAACGTTATTCGCGATCGCGAAACACCCAGAGCGACTAACGCTTTGAAgaaagagcttcaagaccTCGGCGCAGATGTCGTCGTCACCGAAACCCAGTTTCTAGCTGCCCAGTGGAAGGATCAACTAGCAGAAATCACCCGCAAGGGTCGTGAGGAGATCGGTCTAGGTCTCAACTGTGTTGGTGGCAAGTCAGCAACTACAATCGCTCGGTCGCTCGGCAAAGGCGCTACCATGGTCTCTTATGGCGGCATGGCCAAACAGCCAGTCTCACTACCCCTCGCTCTCCTTATCTTCAAGGATGTCCGTTTTCTTGGTTTCTGGCTCAGCAGACTCAATGAGGAGGATCCTACCGGCAGGAGACATGCCATCAACGATATTCTTCAGCTCATTCGATCTGGCCAGTTCCGCGACGTCCCCATCGAGGAGGTCAAATGGGACTGGGAGACAGAGGAGGTGACTCTGCGCAATGCCGTACAGCAGGGCCTTGAAGGATTCCGTAAGGGCAAGGGTATCTTCACATTTGGTGAGACATAG
- a CDS encoding related to 15-hydroxyprostaglandin dehydrogenase, whose protein sequence is MPTSVQEKSALVTGGGSGINLCFVRILLDNGCSVLIADLKLRPEAQQLLKQYPFPGIDGKAGVLFQETDVTSWPQLTAAWEKALKKFTIVDIVVPGAGLFEPQWSSFWEPPRTESNKDSVSRDDTNAEPGHYAVLDVNLVSPIRLSQLAIGHWTKTKQKGCLVHVGSMAGYLAGIATPLYFASKHGLHGFVRALGGLRDELGIRVGCIAPGAVETPLWHEDPTKAVMLDEDTVLLDPQEVAQGMWQLVVNPEYGNGTILEVAKGETRVVPLFNAPVPTGEGIVVPGYEASKDALYAKLKKEGLNV, encoded by the exons ATGCCAACGTCTGTGCAGGAAAAATCCGCGCTTGTCACTGGCGGTGGCTCAG GTATTAACTTGTGCTTTGTCCGTATACTCCTAGACAATGGATGTTCGGTCCTCATTGCCGATCTCAAATTGCGACCCGAAGCTCAACAACTCCTGAAGCAATATCCGTTCCCTGGCATCGACGGTAAAGCTGGGGTGTTGTTTCAAGAAACCGACGTTACATCTTGGCCACAGTTGACGGCTGCTTGGGAGAaggccttgaagaagttcacAATTGTCGATATTGTCGTTCCAGGAGCCGGTCTGTTCGAGCCTCAATGGTCCTCCTTCTGGGAACCACCCAGAACTGAGAGTAACAAAGATAGTGTTTCTCGAGATGATACCAATGCGGAACCTGGACACTATGCAGTCTTGGATGTGAACTTGGTATCTCCCATTCGGCTCAGTCAGCTGGCTATCGGGCATTGGACAAAGACGAAGCAGAAGGGATGCCTTGTACATGTTGGCAGCATGGCAGGTTACTTAGCCGGCATAGCAACGCCCTTGTACTTTGCGAGTAAGCATGGCTTGCATGGGTTTGTGAGAGCATTGGGGGGATTGCGTGATGAACTCGGTATTCGAGTCGGCTGTATTGCTCCCGGCGCAGTAGAG ACTCCTCTGTGGCATGAAGACCCAACCAAAGCAGTCATGCTAGACGAGGATACAGTTCTGCTAGATCCTCAAGAAGTGGCTCAAGGCATGTGGCAACTTGTCGTTAACCCAGAGTATGGAAATGGCACCATCCTCGAAGTGGCCAAGGGGGAAACGAGAGTTGTACCACTTTTCAATGCACCAGTTCCGACAGGTGAAGGCATTGTGGTACCTGGGTATGAAGCTTCTAAGGACGCTCTGTATGCGAAGCTGAAAAAGGAGGGCTTGAACGTATGA
- a CDS encoding band 3 anion transport family protein: protein MAEPEPIQDTINVERTPTLGSGNTITPNTQNALAEDDASSPANGGGRASRYFARGGKLRPFRLLKEDVINLKSRYLSDWQIFNQQVVASAVYIFFTNLLPGITFASDLYTLTGKSWGTIEVVFSTGLCGLIFSLAPSFSGQPLTILGVTGPFSVLAENIYELCETHFHVEFLPVMAWSLIHAGWMHYLLAIFNAHDWTMQYVTHFSADIFSLLNSVIYFHKAAMELKRTHARVSLAAFLYAVLGAVGTCLLAILLSTANSWKPMLHRYVRLGLTEYAAAISIIIWIGIPYIGELASLDHIRLEVQTSFRPTNPDRSTFFVRFWEIPIEWVFLSMIPGAIVTVLFYFDHEISSIICTVERYGTKKPGGYAWDVALLGTTTILCGILGIPPANGLLPQAPLHSESLMHYAIESPPAEEGEQPDSPRPVARTYEQRYSHFIQASLILIFVSPPLQKLLGLTQTSVLAGLFLFMGYQSLTVNPILERVVNLLTPPSDLPALPDNVSWFGIHMYTVTQIIMTGIVFGVTLTIAAPAFPLIIIALVPVRLSLMNRVWSRETLRLVDGWACREGKPEDSDSETMQVQGSGDEEKAGV, encoded by the exons ATGGCTGAGCCGGAGCCTATCCAAGACACTATCAATGTCGAGCGGACGCCGACGCTCGGTTCTGGAAACACCATTACACCAAACACTCAAAATGCCCtagctgaggatgatgccTCGAGCCCTGCAAATGGAGGAGGGCGAGCATCCAGGTACTTTGCAAGAGGTGGAAAACTTCGACCCTTTCGACTGCTGAAGGAAGATGTTATCAACCTCAAGAGTCGATACTTGTCAGATTGGCAGATCTTCAATCAACAGGTGGTTGCAAGTGCAGTCTACATCTTCTTCACAAACCTTCTTCCCGGTATCACTTTTGCCAGTGATCTATACACATTGACCGGCAAGTCGTGGGGCACCATCGAGGTTGTGTTCAGCACTGGACTATGCGGCCTCATTTTCTCTCT AGCTCCTAGCTTCTCGGGCCAACCTCTTACGATTCTGGGCGTTACAGGCCCATTCTCGGTGCTGGCCGAGAACATCTACGAACTATGCGAGACACACTTTCAT GTCGAATTTCTACCAGTCATGGCATGGTCCCTCATCCACGCTGGCTGGATGCACTATCtccttgccatcttcaatGCGCATGACTGGACTATGCAATATGTCACCCATTTCAGCGCCGACATCTTCTCACTCCTCAACAGTGTCATCTACTTCCACAAGGCGGCAATGGAGCTGAAGCGGACCCACGCTCGAGTCTCCCTTGCCGCCTTTCTATATGCTGTTCTTGGAGCGGTGGGAACGTGTCTCCTGGCAATTCTGCTGTCTACCGCAAACTCGTGGAAGCCTATGCTCCATCGCTACGTTCGACTTGGACTTACAGAATATGCTGCTGCTATTTCCATTATTATCTGGATCGGAATTCCATATATCGGGGAACTAGCATCATTAGATCATATACGGCTCGAAGTCCAAACCAGCTTTCGACCCACGAACCCAGACAGATCGACTTTCTTTGTTCGCTTCTGGGAGATACCTATCGAATGGGTCTTCTTATCCATGATCCCGGGCGCCATCGTCACGGTCTTGTTCTACTTCGACCACGAAATCAGCAGCATTATCTGCACCGTGGAACGATACGGGACCAAGAAGCCAGGCGGGTATGCCTGGGATGTTGCTCTCTTGGGAACCACTACCATCCTTTGCGGTATTCTTGGGATTCCTCCTGCAAACGGCCTGTTACCTCAAGCGCCGCTTCACTCAGAATCGTTGATGCATTATGCCATTGAGAGTCCTCCTGCGGAAGAAGGGGAACAGCCAGATTCGCCTCGGCCAGTCGCAAGGACATATGAGCAGAGATACTCTCACTTTATTCAAGCTTCTCTCATTCTGATCTTTGTGTCTCCCCCACTACAGAAGCTTCTGGGTCTTACACAGACATCAGTGCTAGCTGGTCTGTTCCTCTTCATGGGTTACCAGTCTCTAACTGTCAACCCTATTCTTGAAAGAGTTGTAAACCTACTCACGCCGCCATCTGATCTCCCTGCCCTCCCTGATAATGTTAGCTGGTTCGGTATTCACATGTACACTGTCACACAGATCATCATGACAGGTATTGTTTTTGGGGTGACGCTGACAATTGCGGCCCCTGCATTCCCTCTGATCATCATCGCTTTAGTTCCCGTCCGGTTATCGCTCATGAACCGCGTGTGGAGCCGTGAAACGTTGCGATTAGTGGATGGATGGGCTTGTCGGGAGGGCAAACCGGAGGATTCGGATTCAGAGACGATGCAGGTGCAAGGAtctggagatgaggagaaggctggtgTTTGA
- a CDS encoding MTG1-like GTPase, whose product MAQFVPRQSFVVPNSIPKTYYIGHHAKGFGEMTKMKSHISLALECRDARVPFTSHNPNLDRIIAGNERIIIYTKCDYTTDTPNLQNILRKIYGDNIIFWDKNRPSTTDKLLKMIKSATVAHDSLVGLRAMVVGVPNVGKSSVLNALRFKGIPRKTAKVARTGGQAGVTRKMGTNVRILDPEGKSKGVGLNGAFLLDTPGVFPPYVRDGEAMLKFALVQGIKDGLIPTEILVDYLLYRMNLFKPTLYKRYCEPTNDVHEFLTAVAWKDGLIKLKGVPDLQSAASRILHLWRHGKMGKFVLDDVSDEGSEKHQQSIDNPPLSLNQAKKQKKQAIAQEKAGA is encoded by the coding sequence ATGGCACAGTTTGTCCCTCGGCAAAGTTTTGTCGTCCCGAACTCGATACCGAAAACGTACTATATCGGCCATCATGCCAAGGGCTTCGGCGAGATGACAAAAATGAAGAGCCACATCTCTCTTGCTCTCGAATGCCGCGACGCTCGGGTCCCTTTCACATCACACAATCCCAATCTCGATCGCATCATAGCCGGTAACGAACGAATCATCATCTACACAAAATGCGATTACACAACAGACACTCCAAATCTCCAAAACATACTGCGCAAGATTTATGGTGATAATATCATCTTCTGGGACAAGAACAGACCCTCGACGACAGATAAGCTACTTAAAATGATCAAGAGCGCTACCGTGGCGCACGATTCACTAGTCGGTTTGCGGGCCATGGTTGTCGGAGTGCCCAATGTCGGCAAGAGTTCAGTGCTCAACGCTCTACGCTTCAAAGGCATACCGAGGAAAACGGCCAAGGTAGCCAGGACTGGAGGCCAAGCAGGCGTGACGCGCAAAATGGGTACAAATGTGCGCATCCTCGACCCAGAGGGGAAGAGTAAGGGCGTAGGCTTAAATGGTGCATTTCTGTTGGACACCCCCGGCGTCTTCCCACCCTACGTTCGTGACGGCGAGGCTATGCTAAAATTTGCGCTCGTGCAGGGCATAAAAGACGGGTTAATACCAACCGAGATACTGGTGGACTACCTCCTCTACCGGATGAACCTCTTCAAGCCGACCTTGTATAAGAGATACTGCGAGCCCACCAACGACGTTCATGAGTTCCTTACCGCCGTTGCTTGGAAAGACGGcctaataaagctaaaaggcgTTCCTGATTTACAATCGGCTGCTAGCAGAATCCTACACTTGTGGCGACATGGGAAAATGGGCAAGTTTGTGCTGGACGATGTATCTGACGAGGGATCAGAGAAGCACCAGCAGTCCATAGACAACCCTCCTCTAAGTCTAAACCAAgcaaagaaacagaagaaacAAGCAATCGCACAAGAGAAGGCAGGTGCCTAG